In Meiothermus ruber DSM 1279, the following proteins share a genomic window:
- a CDS encoding carbohydrate ABC transporter permease yields the protein MARVSPGGWLLRLGGYALLVLGGVLTIAPFYFMFVFATHQRSEIFGFPPPIWFGEHFLTNYQILIEKIPFWRAYWNNFYLALMTTITSLFFCSLAGFGFAMYQFRWREQLFAVVMATLLIPAILNLIPFYLLIYQIGWINTPKALWVPAMAGALGIFLMRQYIISAIPKELVDAARIDGCSEFQIYWRIVLPLIRPALGTLGLITFIGSWNRFADVNVIMRTQETKTLPVVLRTLQGATDVEWGAIMAGTALLVAPLLLVFALAARQLMEGLTSGAVKS from the coding sequence ATGGCTCGAGTTTCCCCGGGGGGTTGGCTGCTGCGCCTGGGGGGGTACGCCCTCCTGGTGCTGGGTGGGGTGCTGACCATCGCGCCGTTCTACTTTATGTTCGTGTTTGCGACGCACCAGCGCTCGGAAATTTTCGGCTTTCCACCCCCCATCTGGTTTGGAGAACACTTCCTGACCAACTACCAGATTCTGATCGAGAAGATACCCTTCTGGCGGGCTTACTGGAACAACTTTTACCTGGCCCTGATGACCACCATCACCAGCCTGTTCTTTTGCAGTCTGGCTGGTTTTGGCTTTGCCATGTACCAGTTCCGCTGGCGCGAACAGCTCTTTGCGGTGGTCATGGCGACCTTGTTGATACCCGCCATTCTCAACCTGATTCCCTTCTATTTGCTCATCTACCAGATCGGCTGGATCAACACCCCCAAAGCCCTCTGGGTGCCGGCCATGGCCGGTGCGCTGGGCATCTTCCTGATGCGGCAGTACATCATCTCGGCCATTCCCAAGGAACTGGTGGATGCGGCGCGAATTGATGGCTGCAGCGAGTTCCAGATTTACTGGCGCATCGTGCTGCCCCTGATCCGCCCGGCCCTGGGCACCCTGGGCCTGATTACCTTTATCGGCTCATGGAACCGCTTTGCCGATGTGAACGTGATTATGCGTACCCAGGAGACCAAAACCCTGCCGGTGGTGCTGCGCACCCTGCAAGGGGCCACCGACGTGGAGTGGGGGGCCATTATGGCCGGGACGGCCCTGCTGGTTGCCCCGCTGCTGCTGGTGTTTGCCCTGGCGGCCCGGCAGCTCATGGAGGGGTTGACCTCGGGGGCGGTCAAGAGCTAA
- a CDS encoding LacI family DNA-binding transcriptional regulator, whose amino-acid sequence MREAVTLSDVAREAGVSPSTVSRVINGTARVAASKREAVLRAIERLHYRPNIMAKGLAQGRSLTIGVITQEISSPYYAEMLKGVEQALEGTAYHPIFASGHWRVDQEEAALKVLVGRQVDGLIVMDGSVPEERLKELAHTMPVVVVGRRIPGLQCLGIDNRRAAYEGVQHLIELGHRRIAHIAGPTSHPDSIERLEGYRAALEDAHIPFDPALVVVGDYMEQSGVLAVEALLARGALFTAIFAANDQMAYGANVALYRRGIRVPHDVSLVGFDDLPSSSYFTPPLTTVRQPGPAMGWEAARLMLALLEGRDYTPKPLSTHLVVRESTALIRSTGALAAHLLT is encoded by the coding sequence ATGCGCGAAGCCGTAACCCTTAGCGATGTAGCCCGTGAGGCCGGAGTCTCGCCCAGCACCGTTTCGCGGGTGATCAATGGCACGGCTCGAGTAGCTGCCAGCAAGCGGGAAGCCGTTCTCAGGGCCATTGAGCGCCTGCACTACCGCCCCAACATCATGGCTAAGGGCCTGGCCCAGGGTCGCTCGCTCACCATCGGGGTCATCACCCAGGAGATCAGCAGCCCCTACTACGCCGAGATGCTCAAGGGGGTGGAACAGGCCCTCGAGGGCACCGCCTACCACCCCATCTTTGCCAGCGGACACTGGCGGGTTGACCAGGAAGAGGCGGCCTTGAAGGTGCTGGTGGGCCGCCAGGTGGATGGTCTGATCGTGATGGACGGCAGCGTGCCGGAGGAGCGCCTGAAGGAACTGGCCCACACCATGCCGGTGGTGGTGGTGGGCCGCAGGATACCAGGTTTGCAATGCCTGGGTATAGACAACCGACGGGCAGCCTATGAGGGCGTCCAGCACCTGATTGAGCTGGGCCATCGCCGGATTGCCCACATTGCCGGCCCCACCTCCCATCCCGACTCTATCGAGCGCCTCGAGGGCTACCGGGCGGCCCTCGAGGATGCCCATATCCCCTTCGACCCCGCCTTGGTGGTGGTGGGGGACTACATGGAGCAGTCCGGGGTGCTGGCCGTCGAGGCGCTGCTGGCTCGAGGCGCTCTGTTCACCGCCATTTTCGCCGCCAACGACCAGATGGCCTACGGCGCCAATGTGGCCCTGTACCGCCGGGGAATTCGCGTTCCCCACGATGTCTCGCTGGTGGGCTTCGACGATCTACCCAGCTCCAGCTACTTCACCCCACCCCTCACCACCGTCCGCCAGCCGGGCCCGGCCATGGGCTGGGAGGCTGCGCGCCTGATGCTGGCCCTCCTCGAGGGGCGCGATTACACCCCTAAACCCCTCTCCACCCACCTGGTGGTACGGGAATCCACAGCCCTGATCCGTTCTACGGGCGCCCTGGCTGCGCACCTGTTGACCTGA
- a CDS encoding carbohydrate ABC transporter permease produces the protein MRKSVRIPTSGHAGPSLAMRWSSFQRRYAPYIFVSPFFILFLIFGLYPTLFSLYMSFQAWTPSDGWGRWKYVGLENYTFTLTDPMFWRSMWNTVWLGVFSGIPQHLIAIPLAFVIHMVLSRFKTFVTAVYFLPYITSSVAIALIFNTLFATNNGVINLVIAHLNTWPLLGALLPDQNINWFTSANIKYALALVVIWQFTGWNTLLYLSAIQAIPKDLYEAAAVDGATRVQQFRYITLPLLRPMMFFAVSLTIIGNMQLFEQPFVLLNGGASAATPGGQTATMYMYRTAFEWLEMGTAASIAWILFVFIGILTYLNNLIFGRAARGGD, from the coding sequence GTGCGAAAGTCTGTTCGCATCCCAACCTCCGGCCATGCCGGCCCCAGCCTGGCTATGCGCTGGAGCAGCTTCCAGCGCCGCTATGCGCCCTACATTTTTGTCAGTCCCTTTTTCATCCTTTTCCTGATTTTTGGCCTGTACCCCACGCTGTTTTCTCTGTACATGTCCTTTCAGGCCTGGACGCCCAGCGACGGGTGGGGCCGGTGGAAGTACGTGGGCCTCGAGAACTACACCTTCACCCTGACCGACCCCATGTTCTGGCGCTCCATGTGGAACACCGTCTGGCTGGGGGTGTTCTCGGGTATCCCACAGCACCTGATTGCCATTCCGCTGGCCTTTGTGATTCACATGGTGCTCAGCCGCTTCAAGACCTTTGTCACGGCGGTTTACTTCCTCCCCTACATCACTTCTTCGGTGGCCATTGCCCTCATCTTCAACACCCTTTTTGCCACCAACAACGGTGTTATCAACCTGGTGATCGCCCACCTCAACACCTGGCCTCTGCTGGGTGCGCTGCTGCCCGACCAGAACATCAACTGGTTCACCAGCGCCAACATCAAGTACGCCCTTGCACTGGTGGTAATCTGGCAGTTTACCGGCTGGAACACTCTGCTCTACCTCTCGGCCATCCAGGCCATTCCCAAAGACCTTTACGAAGCCGCTGCGGTGGATGGGGCCACCCGCGTTCAGCAGTTCCGCTACATCACCCTGCCCCTTCTGCGGCCCATGATGTTTTTTGCTGTTAGCCTCACCATCATTGGCAACATGCAGCTTTTTGAGCAGCCCTTTGTGTTGCTGAACGGGGGCGCCAGCGCGGCCACACCGGGGGGACAGACCGCCACCATGTACATGTACCGCACGGCTTTTGAGTGGCTTGAGATGGGCACGGCGGCTTCCATCGCCTGGATACTCTTCGTTTTTATCGGCATACTCACCTACCTCAACAACCTGATTTTTGGGCGTGCAGCTCGAGGAGGCGATTAG
- a CDS encoding ABC transporter permease, with the protein MNPATAKSLAGHNGPATLVRRIWRYRLLYLMLLPGLLYFLVFRYWPLWNAQIAFKDFQPTLGVWSSPWVGLQHFQDFFSSYYFGQLLANTLVISLAKIALGIPPAILLAIALHETSRRFLARVVQTMSYLPHFLSWVIVYGILLAMLSPSEGLLNHGLRALGLEPIPFLTSTATFQPVVVLSEVWKETGWSAILFLAALLSINPALYEAAAIDGASRWQQVRHISLPGLMDVLVLVVLLKIGSILDAGFHQIFVLYSLPVYSVGDIIDTWVYRQGIQNFQFSLATAVGLFKGLIGLVLIVVANRLARRFTGSSLY; encoded by the coding sequence ATGAACCCCGCAACCGCAAAAAGCCTGGCTGGCCACAACGGGCCTGCAACCCTCGTCCGCCGGATCTGGCGCTACCGGCTGCTTTACCTGATGCTGCTGCCCGGCCTGCTCTACTTTCTGGTTTTTCGCTACTGGCCCTTGTGGAACGCCCAGATCGCCTTTAAGGACTTCCAGCCCACGCTGGGGGTCTGGAGCAGCCCGTGGGTGGGCCTGCAGCACTTTCAGGACTTCTTCAGCTCTTACTACTTTGGTCAGCTTTTAGCCAACACCCTCGTGATCAGCCTGGCCAAGATCGCGCTGGGTATTCCCCCCGCCATCCTACTGGCAATTGCCCTGCACGAAACCAGCCGGCGCTTTCTGGCCCGGGTGGTGCAGACCATGAGCTACCTACCGCACTTTTTGTCGTGGGTCATCGTCTACGGCATTCTGCTGGCCATGCTCTCCCCCAGCGAGGGCCTGCTGAACCACGGTTTGCGGGCGCTGGGCCTCGAGCCCATCCCCTTCCTCACCTCCACCGCCACCTTCCAGCCGGTGGTGGTGCTCTCGGAGGTCTGGAAAGAGACCGGCTGGAGCGCGATTCTATTTCTGGCCGCCCTGCTTTCCATCAACCCGGCCCTCTACGAAGCCGCCGCCATCGACGGAGCCTCGCGCTGGCAACAGGTGCGCCATATCTCCCTGCCGGGGCTGATGGATGTACTGGTGCTGGTGGTGCTGCTCAAGATCGGAAGCATCCTGGACGCGGGCTTTCACCAAATCTTTGTCCTGTACTCGCTGCCGGTCTACAGCGTGGGGGACATCATCGACACCTGGGTGTACCGGCAGGGCATTCAAAACTTTCAGTTCAGCCTGGCTACAGCGGTGGGCCTGTTCAAGGGCCTGATCGGCCTGGTCTTGATCGTGGTGGCGAACCGCCTGGCCCGGCGCTTTACCGGCAGCAGCCTGTACTAG
- a CDS encoding ABC transporter substrate-binding protein yields the protein MKQIPSLLALLVLFGLGLAQKTTLTVGVFPNLDDALKAQIQLFNKKYPDVEVKLVIQQYADHHNALTTALATGQGLPDVAAIEIGFVGRFAEGQGFEDLNKAPYNAGQYKRFFTPYTIAQATASDGRFIAMPVDIGPGTFFYRVDILQKAGVDPKNMMTWPGYIAAGRKIKATTGAFLIADASDVAWINIFATTPANTSPYFDAQGKVIVDSPRFVRAFELAKNIRAAGLDARVGAWTNEWYDAFKKGTVATQFSGAWLQGHLQNWMAPETKGLWRVQQLPEGMYASWGGSFYAIPTTSKNKALAWELIKFVTTTKEAQVAAFRAIGAFPSLLSAQEDPSFNEPIEFLGGQQARLLWRDAARRVKPLKANKYDRIANEILTQALSQVLDEGKDIQAALTEAKRLIERRMR from the coding sequence ATGAAGCAAATCCCATCGCTGCTGGCACTGCTGGTACTGTTTGGACTGGGCCTGGCCCAGAAAACCACCCTCACGGTTGGGGTCTTTCCCAACCTGGACGACGCCCTTAAAGCCCAGATACAGCTGTTCAACAAGAAGTACCCCGACGTCGAGGTCAAGCTGGTAATCCAGCAGTACGCCGACCACCACAACGCCCTCACCACCGCCCTGGCTACCGGGCAGGGCCTGCCCGACGTGGCGGCCATCGAGATTGGCTTTGTGGGCCGCTTTGCCGAGGGGCAGGGTTTCGAGGATCTGAACAAGGCCCCCTACAACGCCGGGCAGTACAAGCGGTTCTTTACCCCCTACACCATCGCCCAGGCCACCGCGTCGGATGGCCGGTTTATTGCCATGCCGGTGGACATCGGCCCCGGCACCTTCTTCTACCGGGTGGATATCCTGCAAAAAGCCGGTGTAGACCCCAAGAACATGATGACCTGGCCGGGCTACATTGCAGCAGGCCGCAAGATCAAGGCCACCACCGGCGCTTTCCTGATTGCCGATGCTTCCGATGTGGCCTGGATCAATATCTTCGCCACCACCCCGGCCAATACCAGCCCCTACTTCGATGCCCAGGGCAAGGTGATTGTGGACAGCCCCCGCTTTGTGCGGGCCTTTGAGCTGGCTAAAAACATTCGTGCGGCTGGGCTGGATGCCCGGGTTGGGGCCTGGACCAACGAGTGGTACGATGCTTTCAAAAAAGGTACCGTGGCCACGCAGTTCTCTGGGGCCTGGCTGCAAGGCCACCTGCAAAACTGGATGGCCCCCGAAACCAAGGGACTGTGGCGGGTGCAGCAACTGCCCGAGGGGATGTACGCGTCCTGGGGTGGTAGCTTCTACGCCATTCCCACCACTTCCAAGAACAAGGCCCTGGCCTGGGAGCTCATCAAGTTTGTAACTACCACCAAAGAAGCGCAGGTGGCTGCTTTTAGGGCCATCGGCGCCTTCCCCTCTCTATTGTCGGCCCAGGAAGACCCCTCCTTTAACGAGCCCATTGAGTTCTTGGGTGGTCAGCAGGCCCGGCTGCTCTGGCGCGACGCAGCCCGCCGGGTCAAGCCCCTCAAAGCTAATAAGTATGACCGCATCGCCAACGAGATTCTGACCCAGGCGCTGTCCCAGGTGCTGGACGAGGGCAAGGACATCCAGGCTGCCCTGACTGAAGCCAAGCGGCTCATCGAACGCCGTATGCGCTAG
- a CDS encoding LacI family DNA-binding transcriptional regulator, with product MARLAGVSIITVSRVLNNKGRFSEATRARVLQAANQLGYVANTAARSLRGHPTQILGMVIPELVSPYFAELARAAADAASQMGYDLAVFTTSRDPERERERVGALLGGLADGLIIVVPIGSAGFLASLERSRAPVVLVNHFGAPTHLPVVRADSFEGSLAAVRHLLALGHRRIGFITGAAHSSQATERLRAYRECMLAAGLWDERLVRPGDFTQQRGVEAGHELLSLEEPPTAIFAASDLTAFGVIAAAQARGLQVPQDLSVVGFDDIPTAAHSHPSLTTVAHPIQAMGQAMVDLIIKAKAGEQVRDVLVEFPSELIVRESSAPPRIPGEKV from the coding sequence GTGGCCCGCCTCGCCGGGGTCTCCATCATCACCGTCTCCAGGGTGCTCAACAACAAAGGGCGCTTCTCGGAGGCCACCCGGGCCCGGGTGCTCCAGGCCGCCAACCAGCTCGGCTACGTAGCCAATACGGCGGCGCGTAGCCTGCGCGGGCACCCCACCCAGATTCTGGGGATGGTCATTCCCGAGCTGGTCAGCCCGTATTTTGCCGAGTTGGCGCGGGCCGCGGCCGATGCGGCCAGCCAGATGGGCTACGACCTGGCGGTGTTTACCACCTCACGCGACCCGGAGCGGGAGCGCGAGCGGGTGGGGGCCCTGCTCGGTGGGCTGGCCGACGGACTGATCATAGTGGTGCCGATTGGGTCGGCGGGCTTTTTAGCCAGCCTCGAGCGCAGCCGCGCCCCGGTGGTGCTGGTCAACCATTTCGGCGCACCAACCCACCTCCCGGTGGTGCGGGCCGACAGCTTCGAGGGTTCCCTGGCCGCTGTGCGGCACCTGCTGGCCCTGGGCCACCGGCGCATCGGTTTTATCACCGGAGCGGCCCACTCCAGCCAGGCCACCGAGCGCCTGCGCGCCTACCGGGAGTGCATGCTGGCGGCGGGGCTGTGGGATGAGCGGCTGGTGCGGCCCGGGGACTTCACCCAGCAGCGGGGGGTGGAGGCCGGCCATGAGCTTTTGAGCCTCGAGGAGCCCCCCACCGCCATCTTCGCGGCCAGCGACCTCACCGCCTTTGGGGTTATCGCCGCGGCCCAGGCCCGGGGTTTGCAGGTGCCGCAAGACCTCTCGGTGGTGGGCTTCGACGACATCCCCACCGCGGCCCACTCCCACCCCAGCCTGACCACCGTAGCGCATCCCATTCAAGCCATGGGCCAGGCCATGGTGGATCTGATCATCAAGGCCAAGGCCGGCGAGCAGGTGCGCGACGTGCTGGTGGAGTTTCCCAGCGAGCTGATCGTTCGGGAATCGAGCGCACCCCCCCGAATCCCCGGAGAAAAAGTATGA
- a CDS encoding carbohydrate ABC transporter permease, whose protein sequence is MKKRSLSPGDRLFEWSIDLFLVGVLVVTLVPLWYVVMISLLPFGKSPSLFLAPWDWSFEAYAQLVFQPTIWRAALNSLVLTLGGVAISLTLTVLAAYPLSRRELPGRNLFVGLILFTFLFNAGLIPTFLVVKDLGLLNTYWSVLLNGAVSVYNLLVMKTFFQSLPESLEEAARIDGANDWQVLWHVVLPLSRPILLTIGLFYGVANWNNFFEPILFLSDRSLMPLPVVLRDILTGLNVAEYVEGTAAQAAPAEALKMAAVVLITLPMLLVYPWIQRYFTKGVLIGSVKE, encoded by the coding sequence TTGAAAAAGCGCAGCCTATCTCCCGGCGACCGCCTCTTTGAGTGGAGCATCGACCTGTTCCTGGTGGGGGTGCTGGTGGTCACCCTGGTGCCCCTGTGGTACGTGGTGATGATCTCGCTGCTGCCCTTTGGCAAAAGCCCCAGTCTGTTCCTGGCCCCCTGGGACTGGTCTTTTGAAGCCTACGCCCAGCTCGTTTTCCAGCCCACCATCTGGCGGGCCGCGCTCAACAGCCTGGTGCTCACCCTGGGCGGTGTGGCCATCAGCCTGACCCTTACCGTGCTGGCCGCCTACCCTCTTTCACGCCGCGAACTGCCCGGCAGGAACCTGTTTGTGGGCCTGATTCTCTTCACCTTTTTGTTCAACGCCGGCCTGATTCCCACCTTCCTGGTGGTCAAGGATCTGGGCCTGCTCAACACCTACTGGTCGGTGCTGCTCAACGGGGCGGTGAGCGTCTACAACCTTTTGGTGATGAAAACCTTCTTTCAGAGCCTGCCCGAGAGCCTCGAGGAGGCCGCCCGCATAGATGGGGCCAACGACTGGCAGGTGCTGTGGCACGTGGTGCTGCCCCTGTCCCGGCCCATCCTCCTGACCATTGGGCTGTTCTACGGCGTGGCTAACTGGAACAACTTCTTCGAGCCCATCCTCTTTCTTTCCGACCGCAGCCTGATGCCTTTACCGGTGGTGCTGCGGGACATCCTGACCGGCCTCAACGTGGCCGAGTACGTGGAGGGCACGGCGGCCCAGGCTGCGCCGGCGGAGGCTCTGAAGATGGCGGCGGTTGTCCTTATCACGCTACCGATGCTTCTGGTATACCCCTGGATCCAGCGTTATTTC